One window from the genome of Emys orbicularis isolate rEmyOrb1 chromosome 10, rEmyOrb1.hap1, whole genome shotgun sequence encodes:
- the THUMPD1 gene encoding THUMP domain-containing protein 1, producing MSNCTVGKLMTRKALRTYWEEPPFRRAAVASSPRAARRRGNAWFWRPRGVQTRGSAASMAASEQPTAAMKRRHKAQYVPGQQAKRPRGDGGPRKLELGMQGILITCNMNERKCVGEAYSLLNEYGDLLYGPEKFTDQDGRLSGSEEEEDDVEAALKKEVDQIRTSTEQKLRRFQSVESGANNVVFIRTLGVEPEKLVHHILKDLHTTKKKKTRVILRMLPISGTCKAFVEDMKKYSETFFEPWFKAPNKGTFQIVYKARNNSHMSREEVIKELAGIVGSLNPENKVDLNNPQYTIVVEIIKNVCCLSVVKDYVLFRKYNLQEVVKSNKEEPVQQNLLSASQEEKLKEIKLAEEDSKEVKPEDKGQSEEESKPNESDSQQA from the exons GACCCGGAAAGCCCTTAGGACTTATTGGGAAGAGCCCCCTTTCCGTCGCGCTGCTGTGGCGTCATCCCCTCGCGCCGCACGTCGGCGAGGTAACGCGTGGTTTTGGCGCCCGCGCGGAGTCCAGACTCGTGGCTCAGCTGCCTCCATGGCCGCCTCGGAGCAGCCGACTGCGGCGATGAAGCGGCGGCACAAGGCGCAGTACGTGCCGGGGCAGCAGGCCAAGCGGCCCCGGGGCGACGGCGGGCCGCGGAAGCTGGAGCTCGGCATGCAGGGCATCCTCATCACCTGCAACATGAACGAGCGCAAGTGCGTGGGGGAGGCCTACAGCCTGCTCAACGAGTACGGGGACCTGCTCTACGGGCCCGAGAAG TTTACAGATCAAGATGGCAGGTTGTCAGGAAGtgaagaggaggaagatgatGTTGAAGCTGCCTTAAAGAAAGAAGTTGATCAGATTCGCACTTCGACTGAACAGAAGCTGAGAAGATTCCAGTCAGTGGAGAGTGGAGCTAACAATGTGGTCTTTATTAGAACGCTGGGTGTAG AACCCGAGAAGCTCGTGCATCATATATTAAAGGACTTGCACACTactaaaaagaagaaaacaagagTTATTCTGCGCATGTTGCCCATTTCTGGAACCTGCAAGGCTTTTGTGGAAGATATGAAAAAGTATTCAGAGACCTTCTTTGAGCCTTGGTTTAAAGCCCCTAATAAGGGTACTTTTCAGATTGTTTACAAAGCTCGTAATAACAGTCACATGAGTAGAGAAGAAGTAATCAAAGAATTGGCAG GAATAGTGGGCAGCCTAAATCCAGAAAACAAAGTGGATCTTAATAACCCCCAGTATACCATTGTGGTAGAAATAATAAAAAACGTCTGTTGCTTGAGCGTGGTGAAAGACTATGTTTTGTTCAGAAAATATAATCTACAAGAGGTGGTGAAGAGCAACAAGGAGGAACCGGTGCAGCAAAACCTGTTGAGTGCTTCACAAGAGGAGAAGTTGAAAGAAATAAAACTGGCAGAAGAGGACTCTAAAGAAGtgaaaccagaagacaaaggTCAGAGTGAAGAGGAATCTAAGCCCAATGAGAGCGACAGTCAGCAGGCATAG